One region of Azoarcus sp. CIB genomic DNA includes:
- a CDS encoding YCF48-related protein — translation MKTSNRIGRTLVCLCLATSAAVFAAGPADAAKVPAPAMKARLAAKVPVTGLVRAGNALVAVGDYGTIVRSTDEGKTWQQAEVPVSLLLTAVHFVDDSRGWAVGHGGVILVTTDGGANWQLQATLDDKPVLLSVHFTDAQRGYAVGAYGAAFVTSDGGRDWAPMAVGSGHDADLHLNHIFSTRDGKLFLAAETGLAFRSTDRGATWTKLATGVSGSLWSGLERGDGEVVLLGMSGKVIASRDGGNSWQVRETGTEQSLTSGLALANGGLIVVGAGGVVLRSSGGGPLQLEIRPDRQNLAAVMAAPTGAVVVAGQLGVERLAPAR, via the coding sequence ATGAAAACAAGCAATCGAATCGGGCGGACCCTGGTCTGCCTGTGTCTGGCGACGAGCGCGGCGGTGTTCGCGGCCGGCCCGGCGGATGCCGCCAAGGTGCCCGCCCCGGCAATGAAGGCGCGGCTGGCGGCGAAGGTGCCGGTGACGGGACTGGTGCGCGCGGGCAATGCGCTGGTTGCGGTGGGCGACTACGGCACGATCGTGCGCTCGACCGACGAAGGCAAGACCTGGCAGCAGGCGGAGGTGCCGGTCAGCCTGTTGCTGACGGCGGTGCATTTCGTCGATGACAGCCGCGGCTGGGCCGTGGGGCACGGTGGCGTGATCCTCGTGACGACGGACGGCGGCGCGAACTGGCAGCTGCAGGCGACGCTCGACGACAAGCCGGTGCTGCTGTCGGTGCATTTCACCGATGCGCAGCGCGGCTACGCGGTCGGGGCCTACGGCGCAGCCTTCGTGACGAGCGACGGCGGGCGCGACTGGGCGCCGATGGCGGTCGGTAGCGGGCATGACGCGGACTTGCACCTCAACCACATCTTCTCGACGCGCGACGGCAAGCTCTTCCTCGCCGCCGAAACCGGACTCGCGTTCCGTTCGACCGACCGTGGGGCGACCTGGACGAAGCTCGCGACCGGGGTGTCGGGATCGCTGTGGAGCGGGCTCGAACGCGGCGACGGCGAGGTCGTGCTGTTGGGGATGAGCGGCAAGGTGATCGCGAGCCGCGACGGCGGCAACAGCTGGCAGGTGCGCGAGACCGGCACCGAGCAGTCGCTGACCTCGGGGCTGGCGCTCGCGAACGGCGGGCTGATCGTCGTCGGCGCCGGCGGCGTGGTGCTGCGCAGCAGCGGTGGCGGACCACTGCAGCTCGAGATCCGCCCCGACCGGCAGAACCTTGCGGCGGTGATG
- a CDS encoding efflux RND transporter permease subunit gives MIEKLVLAMQRVCFRHRLPILLALLGFTAVMALFASRLEMSAGFDKQLPQNHEYIQTFNQYREVLFGANRIIVTVEAKNGDIWNEKALTKLYDVTQALFFMKGVDRRTVTSLWTPNTRAVQITEEGMKAEDVIGGDVTVKALTPENITAIRERTIVGGFIGSLVANDSSSAMVVAELADPDPQTGARLDYSEFSQRLEREVRDTFSDDDVRIRIIGFAKQMGDISEGATSVIEFFALAFLLTAAAVYWYTRSWMLTVLPLVCSLVSVVWQFGTITLLGFGLDPLAILVPFLVFAIGVSHGIQQVNYIAKEVINGADGYTAASRSFTGLLVPGTLALITAFVGFATLVLVPIPMIRELAITASVGVAYKIVTNLIMLPVVASYFRFDDAFVLRASKVEGLRNRMMASIGVHIANPRNAAIGTLVCLALMAIAVWQSQGRHVGHVLPGAPELHDDSRYNQDVEAVVARYALGLDMLTVVVETPADGCYRHDVMSHLDRLSWYLANVPGVLSAQSLPGMTKLAASGVNEGNPKWAALPQEELTLGEAVRQVPEGMRLFNADCTLLPVNLYLADHKASTIKEVVAAVKHFRETQPFPGVTVRLASGNAGVQAATNEVVEHSELPMMLYVYATILVLVFAVYRDWRAMVACCVPLTLATFLGYWFMKELDIGLTVATLPVMVLAVGIGVDYAFYIYNRLQMHLAHGEDIVTAFKQALREIGVATVFTAVTLSIGVATWSFSALKFQADMGMLLTFMFMMNMIMAITLLPALAVTLDVLIPRRGPVRAPLMAH, from the coding sequence ATGATCGAGAAACTGGTGCTGGCGATGCAGCGCGTGTGCTTCAGGCACCGCCTGCCGATCCTGCTCGCGCTGCTCGGCTTTACCGCGGTGATGGCGTTGTTCGCGTCGCGCCTCGAGATGAGCGCAGGCTTTGACAAGCAGTTGCCGCAAAACCACGAATACATCCAGACCTTCAACCAGTATCGCGAGGTGCTGTTCGGCGCGAACCGCATCATCGTGACGGTCGAGGCGAAGAACGGCGACATCTGGAACGAGAAGGCACTGACCAAGCTGTACGACGTGACGCAGGCGCTGTTCTTCATGAAGGGCGTCGACCGGCGCACGGTGACGTCCCTGTGGACCCCGAATACCCGCGCGGTGCAGATCACCGAGGAGGGGATGAAGGCCGAGGACGTGATCGGCGGCGACGTGACGGTGAAGGCGCTGACGCCGGAGAACATCACCGCGATCCGCGAGCGCACGATCGTCGGCGGCTTCATCGGCAGCCTCGTGGCAAACGATTCGTCGTCGGCGATGGTGGTCGCCGAGCTGGCGGATCCCGATCCGCAGACCGGCGCGCGGCTGGATTACTCGGAGTTCAGCCAGCGGCTGGAGCGCGAGGTGCGCGATACGTTCAGCGACGACGACGTGCGTATCCGCATCATCGGCTTCGCGAAGCAGATGGGCGACATCTCGGAAGGGGCGACCAGCGTGATCGAGTTCTTCGCGCTGGCCTTCCTGCTGACTGCGGCGGCCGTCTATTGGTACACCCGTTCGTGGATGCTGACCGTCTTGCCGCTGGTTTGCTCCCTGGTATCGGTGGTGTGGCAGTTCGGCACGATCACGCTGCTGGGCTTCGGGCTGGATCCGCTGGCCATCCTGGTGCCCTTCCTGGTGTTCGCGATCGGCGTGTCGCACGGCATCCAGCAGGTGAACTACATCGCGAAGGAAGTCATCAACGGCGCTGACGGCTACACCGCGGCGAGCCGCAGCTTCACCGGGCTGCTGGTGCCGGGGACGCTGGCGCTGATCACGGCCTTCGTCGGTTTCGCGACCCTGGTGCTGGTGCCGATTCCGATGATCCGCGAGCTGGCGATCACCGCGTCGGTCGGTGTGGCGTACAAGATCGTCACGAACCTGATCATGCTGCCGGTGGTGGCGAGCTACTTCCGCTTCGACGACGCCTTCGTGCTGCGGGCGAGCAAGGTCGAAGGGTTGCGCAATCGCATGATGGCGTCCATCGGCGTGCATATCGCGAATCCGCGCAATGCGGCGATCGGCACGCTGGTGTGCCTCGCGTTGATGGCCATTGCAGTGTGGCAGAGCCAGGGGCGGCACGTCGGCCATGTGCTGCCGGGCGCGCCGGAGCTGCACGACGATTCGCGCTACAACCAGGACGTCGAGGCCGTCGTCGCCCGCTACGCGCTGGGGCTGGACATGCTGACGGTGGTCGTCGAGACGCCCGCGGACGGCTGCTATCGCCACGACGTGATGAGCCATCTCGACCGCCTGAGCTGGTATCTGGCGAACGTGCCGGGCGTGCTGTCGGCGCAGTCGCTGCCGGGCATGACCAAGCTCGCGGCGTCCGGGGTGAACGAGGGCAACCCGAAGTGGGCGGCGCTGCCGCAGGAGGAGCTGACGCTGGGTGAGGCGGTGCGTCAGGTGCCGGAAGGCATGCGGCTCTTCAATGCGGATTGCACGCTGCTGCCGGTGAATCTGTACCTCGCCGACCACAAGGCGTCGACGATCAAGGAGGTGGTCGCTGCGGTGAAGCATTTCCGCGAGACCCAGCCGTTCCCGGGCGTGACCGTGCGGCTCGCCAGCGGCAACGCCGGCGTGCAGGCGGCGACCAACGAGGTGGTCGAGCACTCCGAGTTGCCGATGATGCTGTATGTGTATGCCACTATCCTCGTGCTGGTGTTCGCGGTGTATCGCGACTGGCGCGCGATGGTGGCGTGCTGCGTGCCGCTGACGCTCGCGACCTTCCTCGGCTACTGGTTCATGAAGGAACTGGACATCGGCCTGACGGTGGCGACGCTGCCGGTGATGGTCCTGGCGGTGGGGATCGGCGTCGATTACGCGTTCTACATCTACAACCGGCTGCAGATGCATCTGGCGCACGGCGAGGACATCGTCACGGCGTTCAAGCAGGCCCTGCGCGAGATCGGTGTGGCGACCGTGTTCACCGCGGTGACGCTGTCGATCGGCGTGGCCACCTGGTCCTTCTCGGCGCTGAAGTTCCAGGCCGACATGGGGATGCTGCTGACCTTCATGTTCATGATGAACATGATTATGGCGATCACGCTGCTGCCGGCGCTGGCCGTGACGCTCGACGTGCTGATCCCGCGGCGTGGCCCGGTGCGCGCGCCGCTGATGGCCCATTGA
- a CDS encoding DUF1302 domain-containing protein, producing MKKRTISDRRGTLAPSILAVAVAAACWSPASHAFRFGSEEGISGSFDSTVSYGVMSRLQSAGCKTVSNDSGGCNNGTNNELSQVYNLANGTGYANADFNYTNFDDGNLNYKKGDIVSAVLKGTHDLSLKYPGGWSALARFNWFVDTKSDDTRRTSVADEASGEMTLLDAWIAKEFTVGERRGKVKFGNQVISWGEDIFIIGGVNQINAIDLQKFHVPGTQLKEIFIPAPMLSASMGLTENLGAEAYYQFGWNGFKFDPVGTFFSTADVLGKGRRVAYVPTSIIEDFAGPGACAGLPTGQCGDNPGIPDADAVAAGIAVPYLGTNKPKKTGQYGVNFRYNAEEIDTEFAFTYQRYHDKLPFLGFKGNSAGAVTGYFIAYGEDKDLYAISANTKLANIAVGAELSYRPNDSVGIDPTVPFGNVFGGPSSKYSIYEHGSNPGFVEEEKYQFHLTGFYTFSHNDPLGGFAKALGATDGFILAEAAVAHYPGLDTSGVTPYFLPNYALPDKTSWGYVVEAALNYPNVAGTGVTLTPQIDWYHDVDGTTPNGLPFVEGRKALTLSLFANYRDAWKGAIQWVTFYGGGANNLMRDRDFLSASVSYSF from the coding sequence ATGAAGAAAAGGACGATTTCGGATCGTCGGGGCACGCTCGCGCCTTCGATTCTGGCAGTTGCGGTTGCGGCGGCATGCTGGTCGCCGGCGAGCCATGCGTTCCGCTTCGGTTCGGAAGAGGGAATTTCGGGCAGCTTCGACAGCACCGTCTCGTACGGCGTGATGAGCCGCCTGCAGTCGGCAGGTTGCAAGACGGTGAGTAACGACAGCGGCGGCTGCAACAACGGCACGAACAACGAGCTGTCGCAGGTGTACAACCTGGCCAACGGCACCGGCTATGCGAATGCCGATTTCAACTACACGAACTTCGACGATGGCAACCTGAACTACAAGAAGGGGGACATCGTCTCGGCGGTGCTGAAGGGCACCCACGACCTGTCGCTGAAGTACCCGGGCGGCTGGAGCGCGCTGGCGCGCTTCAACTGGTTCGTCGATACGAAGTCGGACGACACGCGGCGTACGTCGGTCGCGGACGAGGCTTCGGGCGAGATGACCTTGCTCGACGCGTGGATCGCCAAGGAGTTCACCGTCGGCGAGCGGCGCGGCAAGGTGAAGTTCGGCAACCAGGTGATCTCCTGGGGCGAGGACATCTTCATCATCGGCGGCGTGAACCAGATCAATGCGATCGATCTGCAGAAGTTCCATGTGCCGGGCACGCAGTTGAAGGAGATCTTCATTCCGGCGCCGATGTTGTCGGCATCGATGGGCCTGACCGAGAACCTGGGGGCGGAGGCGTATTACCAATTCGGGTGGAACGGCTTCAAGTTCGACCCGGTGGGGACCTTCTTCTCGACCGCCGACGTGCTGGGCAAGGGGCGGCGCGTGGCGTACGTGCCGACGAGCATCATCGAGGACTTCGCCGGGCCGGGCGCGTGCGCAGGGCTGCCGACGGGGCAATGCGGCGACAACCCCGGGATTCCGGATGCGGATGCGGTCGCGGCGGGAATCGCGGTGCCCTATCTGGGGACCAACAAGCCGAAGAAGACGGGCCAGTACGGGGTGAACTTCCGCTACAACGCGGAGGAGATCGACACCGAGTTCGCCTTCACGTACCAGCGCTACCACGACAAGCTGCCCTTCCTCGGCTTCAAGGGCAACAGCGCAGGCGCGGTCACCGGCTACTTCATCGCCTATGGCGAGGACAAGGATCTGTACGCGATTTCGGCGAACACCAAGCTCGCGAACATCGCGGTCGGGGCGGAGCTGTCGTACCGGCCCAACGACAGCGTCGGCATCGATCCGACGGTGCCTTTCGGCAACGTTTTTGGCGGCCCGTCGAGCAAGTACAGCATCTACGAGCACGGCAGCAATCCCGGCTTCGTCGAGGAGGAGAAGTACCAGTTCCACCTCACGGGCTTCTATACCTTCTCGCATAACGACCCGCTGGGCGGCTTCGCGAAGGCGTTGGGGGCGACGGACGGCTTCATCCTCGCCGAAGCGGCGGTCGCGCATTACCCGGGGCTCGACACGAGTGGGGTGACGCCGTACTTCCTGCCGAACTATGCGCTGCCGGACAAGACGTCGTGGGGTTACGTGGTGGAGGCGGCGCTGAACTACCCGAACGTCGCCGGCACGGGCGTGACGCTGACGCCGCAGATCGACTGGTACCACGACGTCGATGGCACGACGCCGAATGGGCTGCCCTTCGTCGAGGGCCGCAAGGCGCTGACGCTGTCGCTGTTCGCGAACTACCGCGACGCGTGGAAGGGGGCGATCCAGTGGGTGACCTTCTACGGCGGCGGCGCCAACAACCTGATGCGTGACCGGGACTTCCTCTCGGCAAGCGTTTCGTACTCGTTCTGA
- a CDS encoding DUF1329 domain-containing protein, whose translation MTTRTRRSPRLALICIALAAGLGSGAVRAAASEAEAATLGKSLTPIGAEVAASKDGSIPAWSGGMTQVPAGWKPGHLDPFKDDKPLFSIDAANVDKYADKLSAGQLALIKAYKGYRMDVYPSRRSCPVPDFVATQTKKNATAAKLGADGWQLEQVFGAGVPFPVPKSGAEAMWNYKLRYTGLGRRAQISALMPEKDGSYVENKQWAYEMYPFNDPKVTGPADVGGVESKLLYDVLTPPSRAGEGYLIHAYIDKPQDAWIYFPGQRRVRRSPTFAYDNPIAGFDNLYFVDQINMFTGALDRYDYKLVGKKEMYVPYNSYKLINKKQKFKDMLGPEYVNRDLMRYEPHRVWVVEATVKADKRHSFAKRVFHFDEDSWALLQVDMYDAKGNLWRVQEGSLWAAPEVGACMAYETQMYDLVARRYVVDNWTAEGEVLDLTAAKDGRVTAANFTQDEMRRRGER comes from the coding sequence ATGACTACCAGGACGAGGAGATCCCCTCGCCTTGCGCTCATCTGCATCGCGCTTGCCGCGGGGCTGGGCAGCGGGGCAGTGCGGGCGGCGGCGAGCGAGGCGGAAGCGGCAACGCTGGGCAAGAGCCTGACGCCGATCGGCGCGGAGGTGGCTGCGAGCAAGGATGGCTCGATTCCGGCGTGGAGCGGCGGGATGACGCAGGTGCCGGCCGGCTGGAAGCCGGGGCACCTGGATCCGTTCAAGGACGACAAGCCGCTGTTCTCGATCGATGCGGCCAACGTCGACAAGTACGCGGACAAGCTGTCGGCGGGCCAGTTGGCGCTGATCAAGGCGTACAAGGGTTACCGCATGGACGTCTATCCGAGCCGGCGCAGCTGTCCGGTGCCGGATTTCGTGGCGACGCAGACGAAGAAGAATGCGACGGCGGCGAAGCTGGGAGCGGATGGCTGGCAGCTCGAGCAGGTGTTCGGGGCGGGGGTGCCCTTCCCGGTGCCGAAGTCGGGTGCGGAGGCGATGTGGAACTACAAGCTGCGCTATACGGGCCTCGGCCGCCGTGCGCAGATCTCGGCGCTGATGCCGGAGAAGGACGGCAGCTACGTCGAGAACAAGCAGTGGGCGTACGAGATGTACCCGTTCAACGACCCGAAGGTGACCGGGCCGGCGGACGTGGGCGGGGTCGAGTCGAAGCTGCTGTACGACGTGCTGACGCCGCCGTCGCGCGCGGGCGAGGGTTACCTGATCCACGCCTACATCGACAAGCCGCAGGATGCGTGGATCTACTTCCCCGGTCAGCGCCGCGTGCGTCGCTCGCCGACCTTTGCCTATGACAACCCGATCGCGGGCTTCGACAACCTGTACTTCGTCGACCAGATCAACATGTTCACGGGCGCACTGGACCGTTACGACTACAAGCTGGTGGGCAAGAAGGAGATGTACGTGCCGTACAACTCCTACAAGCTGATCAACAAGAAGCAGAAGTTCAAGGACATGCTCGGGCCCGAGTATGTCAATCGCGACCTGATGCGCTACGAGCCGCACCGCGTGTGGGTGGTCGAGGCGACGGTGAAGGCGGACAAGCGCCATTCCTTTGCGAAGCGGGTGTTCCACTTCGACGAGGATTCCTGGGCGTTGCTGCAGGTGGATATGTACGACGCCAAGGGCAATCTCTGGCGCGTGCAGGAAGGCAGCCTGTGGGCGGCACCGGAGGTGGGCGCGTGCATGGCCTACGAGACCCAGATGTACGACCTGGTGGCGCGCCGCTACGTGGTCGACAACTGGACCGCCGAAGGTGAAGTGCTGGACCTGACGGCGGCGAAGGACGGCCGCGTGACGGCAGCGAACTTCACCCAGGACGAAATGCGCCGCCGCGGCGAGCGCTGA
- a CDS encoding helix-turn-helix domain-containing protein, translated as MDAHTLAGRNSIARTAGDDAYSVVHLDTRDADDHAACLQHWSQRYDQLSAGTFTGRFDEFWFDNVQVFRERTNQVVHEIGTSWEGSRTIGVPVELDGTGWYCGEPCELDSIITLKGGEDLDYRTPRLHDIVAVTTDSAAFTDYALRVEHRDIEAEIGKRRIIAATADQAATLRAFLLTVLASLEATPDLLRHPQMRKGLEQAIYGSIVAAITPREDTPRPATPCRTRQLIVDRAREYMRAHIDAPITVPDLCTELRVSRRTLQYSFQDILNLNPVSFLRALRLNGVRRELKSADPASHQIADIAARWGFWHLSHFASDYRAMFGELPSDTLRQATPPTHA; from the coding sequence ATGGATGCTCACACTCTCGCCGGGCGCAACAGCATCGCGCGCACCGCGGGCGACGACGCGTATTCCGTCGTGCATCTCGACACACGCGACGCAGACGACCACGCAGCCTGCCTGCAACACTGGAGTCAGCGCTACGACCAGCTTTCGGCCGGCACCTTCACGGGGCGGTTCGACGAATTCTGGTTCGACAACGTGCAGGTCTTCCGCGAGCGAACGAATCAGGTCGTGCACGAAATCGGCACGTCCTGGGAAGGCTCGCGCACGATCGGCGTGCCGGTCGAGCTCGACGGCACCGGCTGGTACTGCGGCGAACCGTGCGAGCTCGACTCCATCATCACGCTCAAGGGCGGGGAAGACCTCGACTACCGCACCCCGCGCCTGCACGACATCGTCGCCGTGACGACGGACAGCGCAGCCTTCACCGATTACGCCCTGCGCGTCGAGCATCGCGACATAGAAGCCGAAATCGGCAAGCGTCGCATCATCGCGGCGACCGCCGACCAGGCTGCGACACTGCGCGCCTTCCTCCTGACGGTGCTCGCCAGCCTCGAAGCCACCCCGGACCTGCTCCGCCATCCGCAGATGCGCAAGGGTCTGGAACAGGCGATCTACGGCAGCATCGTCGCCGCCATCACGCCGCGCGAAGATACCCCGCGCCCGGCCACACCCTGTCGCACGCGACAGCTCATCGTCGACCGCGCGCGCGAATACATGCGCGCGCACATCGACGCACCGATCACCGTCCCCGACCTGTGCACCGAGCTGCGCGTCTCCCGCCGCACGCTGCAGTACAGCTTCCAGGACATCCTCAACCTGAACCCCGTCAGCTTCCTGCGTGCCTTGCGCCTCAATGGCGTGCGCCGCGAACTGAAGTCCGCCGACCCGGCCAGCCACCAGATCGCCGACATCGCCGCGCGCTGGGGCTTCTGGCACCTGTCGCACTTCGCGTCGGACTACCGCGCGATGTTCGGCGAACTGCCTTCGGACACCCTGCGCCAGGCCACGCCCCCCACCCACGCATGA
- a CDS encoding methyl-accepting chemotaxis protein produces the protein MKVLFAPAVGLMNRCSYPVKFGLLGLIILVAFASLMLTLARQLNATIERTERELVASELSRPISRAVELMQQHRGLSSAMLGGLESAKATRADKAVEVDRALETLEAALPQSVRNSGWSDIRSRWSALKQEGLKLSQPENFQTHTRLIDNLLDFQIAVADEYGLTFDPQQDSYYLMSTAVIRMPYLLERTGQLRARGAAALARGTIDDAGKLGVSVLAGDVTEAVSDLETNIRKIVAQRPDLGQRLESSLAEMNGKLATVSGVVRQILAGDLQSTSSSAYFGMTTEAITVGYRQMNEILLPTLDELLRQRIVEAQRVLHFNIVVLVVVAVAIAYLSIGVYLSIMGSVKRLAEGSHRLAAGDLTTAIRLQARDELHVIADSFNDMASTMCRLITNIQSNSGQVAETARGMVESARQIDTASQRQSEAASSMAAAVEEMTVGIDHIASNASNANELAQRSGKLSGEGGEIVESVVADIGEIARAVSGSADTITELDRSSERISAIVNVIKEIADQTNLLALNAAIEAARAGEQGRGFAVVADEVRKLAERTTHSTQEIAQMVGAIQRDARDAVESMQGGVTQVNAGVTRAQQAGTAMSSIRDEAGRVVDTVAEISDALREQSVASTEIARNVETIARMAEENSAIAVESHRTADRLESLAGSLLADVSRFKVA, from the coding sequence GTGAAAGTACTTTTTGCACCTGCCGTGGGGCTGATGAATCGCTGCAGTTACCCGGTGAAGTTCGGCCTGCTGGGCCTGATCATCCTGGTGGCCTTTGCCAGCCTGATGCTGACCTTGGCGCGCCAGTTGAATGCGACGATCGAGCGGACGGAGCGCGAGCTCGTGGCGTCGGAGCTGTCGCGACCGATCTCCAGGGCGGTCGAACTGATGCAGCAGCACCGCGGGCTGTCGTCGGCGATGCTCGGGGGGCTTGAGAGTGCGAAGGCGACGCGCGCCGACAAGGCCGTCGAGGTCGATCGTGCGCTCGAGACGCTGGAGGCGGCGCTTCCGCAATCCGTGCGCAACAGCGGGTGGAGCGACATCCGTTCGCGCTGGAGTGCGTTGAAGCAGGAGGGGCTGAAGCTGAGCCAGCCCGAGAATTTCCAGACGCATACGCGGCTGATCGACAATCTGCTGGATTTTCAGATCGCGGTCGCCGACGAGTACGGCCTGACCTTCGATCCGCAGCAGGACAGCTACTACCTGATGTCGACGGCGGTGATCCGCATGCCCTACCTGCTGGAGCGCACGGGCCAATTGCGCGCCAGGGGGGCGGCGGCGCTCGCGCGCGGCACGATCGACGATGCGGGCAAGCTCGGCGTGAGCGTGCTCGCGGGTGACGTGACCGAGGCGGTGAGCGATCTCGAGACCAATATCCGCAAGATCGTCGCACAGCGGCCGGATCTCGGACAGCGGCTGGAGTCGTCGCTCGCGGAAATGAACGGCAAGCTGGCGACGGTGAGCGGGGTGGTGCGCCAGATCCTGGCGGGCGACCTGCAGAGCACGTCGTCGTCGGCCTACTTCGGGATGACGACCGAGGCGATCACGGTGGGCTACCGGCAGATGAACGAGATCCTGCTGCCGACGCTGGACGAACTGTTGCGGCAGCGCATCGTCGAGGCGCAGCGCGTGCTGCATTTCAACATCGTCGTGCTGGTGGTCGTCGCGGTCGCGATCGCCTACCTGTCCATCGGGGTGTATCTGTCGATCATGGGCAGCGTGAAGCGGCTCGCCGAGGGAAGCCATCGGCTGGCGGCTGGCGATCTGACGACGGCGATCAGGCTTCAGGCGCGCGACGAGCTGCACGTGATCGCCGACAGCTTCAACGATATGGCATCGACGATGTGTCGCCTGATCACGAACATCCAGAGCAATTCGGGCCAGGTGGCGGAGACTGCGCGCGGCATGGTGGAGTCGGCGCGCCAGATCGACACGGCGTCGCAGCGGCAGAGCGAGGCGGCGTCGAGCATGGCGGCGGCGGTGGAAGAGATGACGGTGGGCATCGACCATATCGCCAGCAACGCGAGCAATGCCAACGAGCTCGCACAGCGCTCGGGCAAACTGTCGGGCGAAGGGGGCGAGATCGTCGAGTCGGTGGTTGCCGATATCGGGGAGATCGCGCGGGCGGTGTCCGGGTCAGCCGATACGATTACCGAACTCGACCGCAGCTCGGAGCGGATTTCGGCGATTGTGAATGTGATCAAGGAGATCGCCGACCAGACCAACCTCCTGGCGCTGAACGCGGCGATCGAGGCCGCTCGCGCGGGCGAGCAGGGGCGGGGCTTTGCGGTGGTGGCGGACGAGGTGCGCAAGCTGGCCGAGCGCACGACGCATTCGACGCAGGAGATCGCCCAGATGGTCGGGGCGATTCAGCGCGATGCGCGCGATGCCGTGGAGAGTATGCAGGGGGGCGTGACGCAGGTGAATGCGGGCGTTACGCGCGCCCAGCAGGCGGGGACGGCGATGTCGAGCATTCGCGACGAGGCCGGTCGCGTGGTGGACACGGTGGCCGAGATTTCCGATGCTTTGCGCGAGCAGAGCGTCGCCTCGACGGAGATTGCGCGCAACGTGGAGACGATCGCGCGCATGGCGGAGGAGAACAGCGCGATTGCGGTCGAAAGCCACCGCACGGCGGATCGGTTGGAGAGCCTGGCGGGCAGCCTGCTTGCCGACGTAAGCCGTTTCAAGGTGGCCTGA
- a CDS encoding HD domain-containing phosphohydrolase has protein sequence MLFNSVNQHCLERIVELAETRTVEAAEDIYDERGIKLWAKGKPVSADLQEKLLRRKLAKPLETTLAVEGAVAFGDVASACMAHIEQNPLLARIVNRDAIGLINGMRNVPLPQPLRLLLTTAHAKGSASFKHAQTTVIICAGIAARLNATDHDAQLLLMAALVHDLGEMYINPDYLNNSYRLKPGEWKHVASHPRVGQLLIAELTTLPAAVGQCVAHHHERLDGSGYPNQVDRSGHSRLGAWLAVADSVGAILSRGDDGAALRASLALRIVPEEFDHDSVAVITQALRNGDDVFGTTPEGGFNARVQESCRRINAAMAEAESLIAQAPTPFVRHTSTNALALLHNLLKSLRSTGVMEADSLGVGNLDGELIAEINLVIREIEWRMRNLARNLHLRAEAQMEGSPLERIAPLIRALDGSSIPATT, from the coding sequence ATGCTATTCAATTCGGTCAATCAGCACTGCCTGGAGCGCATCGTCGAACTCGCGGAAACGCGGACGGTGGAAGCTGCGGAAGACATCTACGACGAACGCGGGATCAAGCTCTGGGCGAAGGGCAAGCCCGTTTCCGCCGACCTGCAGGAAAAGCTGCTGCGCCGCAAACTCGCGAAGCCGCTCGAAACGACCCTCGCCGTCGAGGGCGCCGTCGCATTCGGCGACGTCGCCAGCGCATGCATGGCACACATCGAACAGAATCCGCTGCTCGCCCGCATCGTCAACCGCGACGCGATCGGGCTCATCAACGGCATGCGCAACGTGCCGCTCCCGCAACCGCTGCGCCTTCTCCTCACCACCGCGCATGCCAAGGGCAGCGCCAGCTTCAAGCATGCACAGACCACCGTGATCATCTGCGCCGGAATCGCCGCGCGTCTGAATGCGACCGATCACGACGCCCAGCTCCTGCTGATGGCGGCCCTGGTGCACGACCTCGGCGAGATGTACATCAACCCCGACTACCTGAACAACAGTTACCGGCTCAAACCGGGAGAATGGAAGCACGTGGCCAGTCACCCGCGCGTCGGCCAACTCCTCATCGCCGAACTCACGACGCTGCCGGCCGCAGTCGGCCAGTGCGTCGCGCACCATCACGAACGCCTCGACGGCAGCGGCTACCCGAACCAGGTGGACCGCAGCGGGCACAGCCGGCTCGGTGCGTGGCTCGCGGTCGCCGATTCCGTCGGCGCCATCCTGTCCCGCGGCGACGACGGCGCCGCCCTGCGCGCCTCGTTGGCGCTGCGCATCGTTCCCGAAGAATTCGACCACGATTCAGTCGCGGTCATCACGCAAGCCTTGCGTAATGGCGACGACGTGTTCGGGACAACGCCGGAGGGGGGCTTCAACGCACGCGTCCAGGAAAGCTGCCGACGCATCAACGCCGCCATGGCGGAGGCCGAATCGCTGATTGCACAGGCCCCGACGCCCTTCGTGCGACATACGTCCACCAATGCGCTCGCCCTGCTCCACAACCTGCTCAAGTCGCTGCGCTCCACCGGGGTCATGGAGGCCGATTCGCTCGGCGTCGGCAACCTCGACGGCGAACTCATCGCCGAAATCAATCTCGTGATCCGCGAAATCGAATGGCGCATGCGCAACCTCGCGCGCAACCTGCACCTTCGCGCCGAAGCGCAGATGGAAGGGAGTCCCCTCGAACGAATCGCCCCGCTGATCCGCGCGCTCGACGGCAGCAGCATTCCCGCGACAACCTGA